The region GATTATACATGATACAAAAGGGTTATGAGCTGAAATTATTTTGCTTCTCCATTGGCTTCAGCCCTGGAATCCAAATGTGACTTCCCATCGTCGCTGCCCTGCAATTTTTTCATCCattaaacagaaaattgtGGACAAAGGGTAAAGCGATCCATGTAGAGTTCAACAAACAGGTTGAGATGATTCTGATAAGAACGTGGCTAACCTTTATACAGACATAAATATAGTGAACATCAGGTTTTGGGCCAAGAATACTAACAACTGATGTGCTATCACCATCTAAAGGCAGTGGCTTCGTCAGTTCCCATGAAGGCTCGCGACTTCTTTCCCATCTATCTGAGATGACAACATGACAACAGTGTTGATGCAAAGTGTaagtaaaatatgttttagcaCCATTAGAATGAATGGtagataaaatgtttattcGGCACACTAATGGCAATAGCAATTATTGTTTATAGCTAGGGATATACGTGGGTCGACCCACACGTAATCTATGACCGACTCTAGTTCAactaaaaatgaactaagttttgtttttaacatgtcaaaactgaaacttagtttatttagttcaACTAGTGTTGGCCTCGTATTTAGTTGAACTATTTATAGCTAGACATTGTTTAAAGTAAGATTAAGAAGTCAGTACAGATGAATGGACAAATGGTTTAGCTGATCTATTAGAATAAAAAACCCACTAACCTATGACATGAAGCTTTACCGTCCAAAGCTGCAGGTCTTTAAGGAGACGCAATCGGTAACTTGGGTCTCCATAAGTGATCTGCAACAGTATGGGATTCAAAGTTAATGTTCTTGACACCATAGAAAAATAGTAAGTTTGTTGTAAACAAATAAGATAGTTTATTTACCAGAATATAAGCTCCCTTAGCCTTGAGAATTCTGTATATAGAAGAAAGAAATAGAAGTTGTAATAAGCTGAACAGAGATCTCAAACAAATACAGTGTGTTTTACCTGTTGACCTCTTCTAGCATCTGAGATGCATTCTCTTGTGAATTTTGGCCACACTGCAACACAAGAAATGCAAATCTGAGTATCATAAAGGAAGATTATTTGAATATGCTGGAAAATATGTTATAATGAACTTACCATAATAGAATCTAGCGTTCCTGCAAACAACAGAAGGGGTCAGAGCATGTAACTGTTGCGTATGCACATAGGAAATGCTCCTGTAAGACTGTAACGACTATATTGGCTATGGTACCTTTATCAATAACAGCGTCGAATGAACCGGACTCAAATTCAGCCATGTTCCTTACATCCATCTTCATGTCTGTGTAAGGGTAGGAAATAAATAGTATTATATAATAAGCTATAAACTATTACACACACAAAGGGTAAGGGATTCAACAAAAGAAGGCTGGGGACAAAGAGTATACATTTAAGGTGAGGCTTGTCACGGTATTTCTTCATCATTTGTTCAATCACCACTGATGATATATCTATGTTGATAATGTCTTGATAACCATCATCAGCCATGTTTTCACCAAAAACTGTTCAGTATTCAAAGGTAGATTAGCCATACAAGTAGTGTCAACTAAGCTAGAAAGAACACACTAAACAGGAATGTAGTGTAGCGATATGCATTTGTAGTGACAAAAGTGCTAGGTGCTGTAGTCTGAACATTTAAGCTATACAGAATTCTTGTTTGACGCTAAATGATGAAAAGTAAAACATATCTCAGTCCCCACCTATCAACAATACAATCAGCAACTTAATATTGAGAACCGATGGGTCATGTAGTTGAAGATGTTAAATCTCATCGATGGCATTCCTATCACTTTTAGTTTGTTATATAAACACCACCCCAAACTATTTTCAAGTTATTAAAGTCAGATAATAGCATAAAACAATTCAGCATTTTTTCCCTGTATAAAAAGGCCAAtgttatgataaaaaaatatagcatggCTTTGCAATACATGAATTTCCATATCATCCAAGAAATTCTTAGCCACTTTTTATACACAGTAACGCAGGTTTGCTGGATCAAATTGTTATCCTTGCTTGCTGCTTTAATAGTGCAAGGTGGACCTATCTTGCTACAGGTGCATTCTCATATGCTGCTACATGTGCATTTTTAGCCAGACATTGTGATGGTGACAAAAGACAGGAGACCATAACGCGCCACATCGCGCACATGGCTTTGGGAAGACTGTGATCCTGAAGGTGGTCAGCTAAATTGACAGGCCACACCGCTCCTTACCTGCCGATCAAACCTATGTCATGGCGTATCGAGATGTCGAGTTCTTCGATTACATCTTATTTACTCAAAGACATGACCTAATGTTGAAAAATTGCCGTTTACTTAATCAAATAACCTAGTAATTTCTAGGAGCAGCATTGAACAAGCCAAGAAAAAATCCAATGATGCATCGACCACGGCCGGCTGCATTGCTCTCCGCGCTGATCCAAACAACAATCTTTCTCAGGAATCCCGGATTCCCAACCCCATGTCGAAATCACACGAGCCTGCGCCTACCAGAAATCTACTAGGGCAGACGGGacgcggggaggaggggggggtGTGGAGGGGAGAAATGAGAGTGTGACTGACCGGAGTTGCCGcagccgacgaggaggaggcggtggtggcggcggacgTAGAGGGAGAgcagcggcgcgagggcggGGTACTTCTGGTACCAGTCGAACGGGCCGGCCTCCTTCCGGTACCGCTCGTCCCAGTACCACGCCTCGCCGTacgcctgcgccgccgtccctcCCCCTCCCGTCATCGCGCCTCCTCGCGCGAGCCTCGGGAGTCGGATCTGGTCGCCGGCAATGGCCGCTCCCCCGGATCGGTGGTGGTCGTGGCGTGGCTTGGCGAGGCGCGGGGGCCGCCGGTCTGTCTCGCgtcgcctcccctccccgaCCCGACGCGGACGCGGTGGTGGATAAGGATcgccgcggcgaggccggGATGGACCGGAGGCCCGGCGGGCGTTTGGGCCCATCTCCGACGTGGGTTGTGATGGGcctccatggccatggccatggccttGGGCTTCCTGGTttgcttcttctcctcctcctcctcgcgtcACGCCATCACCTGGCCGTTGCTTCCGCCGGAGGGGCCGTGCCGTGCGTGCCAAAACCGGACATGCTTCGcttccggcgccggcgatcgcGCGGCACGTACGTGCTGAGCAGAAGCGAACACGCAAAAATGGCGATCCGATTAAGCTAccctgcattttttttgtcattttagctatttaagaaaacataatttatgaatagacCAAATGAATTATTAAAGATATGAGCCTCTGTCTCTAGGATCAGGTTGGATATGCCATtatggccgcgttcgcccCCAACCCTCTCGTTTTCGCACACGTGTTTTCCGAACTTTTAAACGggatatattttacaaaaagattatatagaaaagttgtttaaaaaataatattaatatactttgtattttttaataattattaattaattatgtactaatatattactatatttttcgtgttggataactaaccctctcCACCCATTCTCCCAAATACAACCTATGTTTACTTTTAAGAGCACGTACGAAAGTATAGTTTAGAATCaaccttatatatattatccaCTTTCAGCAAtaagaaaatagtttatatggTCATATATAAGTATAGAATCAGATAtaatttcttcattaatataataaaacagattaattattcttattttctttttatccatctttatataataaaatattctttcaTTAAATAAATACTTAAGTAACGACTCTAAGCcatatttttctccttccctccTATAATTATACTTGTCTGTTTGACAATGTAATCAACTAATAAACGTCTTGTCGGAAATAATATGACCTATCGGTGCCACCTTTTTCCTCATCACTTGGACCTAAGACCTAAGGCCgtgtttagttcaaaatttttttcctaaaaacatcacatcgaatctttagatatctaaataaaacattaaatatagatgaattaaaaaactaatttgcacagttatgtaagaaatcgtgagacgaatttttaagactaattagtccatgattagctataagtgctatagtaaccaatatgtactaatgacggcataattaggctcaaaacatccgtctcgcggtttccaggcgagacgtgaaattcgttttttcattaatatccGAAAACTTCTTCCGTCATcagatcaaacgtctgatgtgacatttcTGTCAAAATTTTTGCCATCAAAACACCCTCTAATTTCTTTCTGGCATagtatattaatctatttacgGCTGTAGGTTGGGTGTCAGCGTCTGCTTATTTACTGCTGATATATTCCTCAGCCTCACCGTTAGAGTAGTGGTCCATATTGTAACAAGATTTTCAAAGGATCTATTTATGAAATGTATTTTCTAAAAGGGCTAAACTGTTCAAAATCTAGTTAACCTTGATCTAGGAGGTGAACCAAGAACAACAATCCGAATCAAAATTATCAGAATCGGATCCAAGTCCATAAGACGCACTTAATTCAACGATTCATAGAAAAGATATAATTCCCTTATTCTATGCTTAGTTTAGTCCAACTTGAGCTGCTCTCTTGTGGCGTATAAATGGATAGCTTAGTTTGTCATCTAAAGCTTAGATTAATTTGCAGAAGAGTCAAGAGGCGAAATTTTGTGGAATTTTCAGACATACTAGTACTGTACTTCGCCCATGCCGCAGTGAGACGTCGATTTGATCCAAAAGTTATAATTTTGACGCgtttagaaaatatgaatttcAGTCGCTGATCCTTGCGAATTAAGAAACTACGTCATAAAGTCCAAATCCAAATTGAGGCAGGAGACGCGTCATATAATGGAGAAGGTTAGTTAATTCAATTCCTTTCACATATATGTTCACACGACTACATGCATGAGATCACGT is a window of Oryza brachyantha chromosome 8, ObraRS2, whole genome shotgun sequence DNA encoding:
- the LOC102721389 gene encoding EEF1A lysine methyltransferase 4, yielding MTGGGGTAAQAYGEAWYWDERYRKEAGPFDWYQKYPALAPLLSLYVRRHHRLLLVGCGNSVFGENMADDGYQDIINIDISSVVIEQMMKKYRDKPHLKYMKMDVRNMAEFESGSFDAVIDKGTLDSIMCGQNSQENASQMLEEVNRILKAKGAYILITYGDPSYRLRLLKDLQLWTVKLHVIDRWERSREPSWELTKPLPLDGDSTSVVSILGPKPDVHYIYVCIKGSDDGKSHLDSRAEANGEAK